The sequence CGGACTCCGGGCTGCCCGCTGACGAGGACGGCACCACCGCGCACCAGTTCCTCTACTACCCGTCCGAGAACCATTGGGTGCTCAGCCCGCAGCACGCCAAACTCTGGTATCAGGTGGTCACCGCGTTCCTGGCCCGTCACGTGCTCGGCGAGGAGGTCGAACGGCCCGAAGCCCTCGGGTAGCGTCGCCGTCATGAGCGGAGCACAGCGAGAGTTCGACATCGTTCTATACGGGGCAACCGGTTTCGCCGGCAAGCTGACCGCCGCGTACCTGGCCACGGCGGGAGCCGACGCCCGCATCGCGCTGGCAGGCAGATCCGAGACCAAGCTCCTCGCGGTGCGCGACTCGCTCCCCGCGGCGGCGCAATCCTGGCCGCTGATCACCGCCGACGCGTCGCAGCCGTCGTCGCTGAACGCGATGGCGGCCCGCACCCAGGTGGTGGTGACCACCGTCGGGCCCTACATCAAGTACGGGTTGCCGTTGGTGGCGGCGTGCGCGGCCGCGGGCACCGACTACGCCGACCTGACCGGTGAAACGATGTTCATCCGGCAGAGCATCGACCTCTACCACAAACAGGCCGCCGACACCGGTGCCCGGATCGTGCACTCATGTGGATTCGACTCCATCCCTTCAGATCTCACCGTGTTCGCGCTGTACCGCAGGGCGCAGCAGGACCAGCAGGGACAGCTCACCGACACCAACCTCGTGGTGCGCACGTTCGCCGGGGGCGTGTCCGGCGGCACGGTCGCCTCGATGCTGGAGGTGATGCGCACCGCGTCCGCTGACCCCGAGGCCAGGCGGTTGATGGAGGATCCGTACACGCTGACCGAGGACCGGTCCGCCGAACCGGAGTTGGGGGCACAACCCGACATGAGGTGGCGCCGCGGGGCCGAGGTCGCCCCGGAGCTGAAGGGATACTGGACGGCACCGTTCGTGATGGCCATGGTCAACACCCGAATCGTGCGGCGCAGCAACGCGTTACTGGACTACGACTACGGGCGGCGATTCGAATACGGCGAGCAGATGAGCGTGGGCCGCTCGATCGCCGCGCCCGTGGCCGCGGCCGTCGCCGCGGGTGGCAACGCGGCCACCATGGCACTCGGCAGCCGGTTCTTTCATCGGCTGCCCGCCAAGCTGGTCGAGCGCGTCGTCCCCAAACCCGGCACCGGACCCAGCGAGCGTGTCCGTGAGCGGGGGCACTACACGGTCGAGACCTACACCACCACGACGACGGGTGCGCGGTACAAGGCCACCATGTCCCAGCAGGGTGACCCGGGCTATAAGGCCACCTCGGTGCTGCTCGGCGAGAGCGGCCTGGCGCTCGCCCTCGACCGGGATCGGCTCTCGGACCTGCGCGGGGTGCTGACCCCGGCCGCCGCGATGGGCGATGCGTTGCTGGCCCGTTTTCCCGGTGCGGGGGTGACGCTGGACACCGTCCGGCTGGCGTGATCCGGCTGCGCCGAAGACGTCCGGCACCCCGGTCCACTGGATTACTGTCGGCAGATACACACTCTCGGGGGACGAAGGTGGATACGCGATGGCCGGCCTCGACGAACTCTTCAATCAGATTCCCACCCAGGAGATCGCCGCCAAGTTGGGCGCCGACGAGAACGAGGTGAACAACGCCGTCCGCACCCTGGTGCCCGTCCTCGTCGGAGGATTGCAGCAGAACGCCCAAGACGCCGGGGCTGCGTCCAACATCGAGTCCGCGGCCACCAACCACGCGGCCAGCGGCCTGCTGGATGGCGGCGTCAGTGTCGAGCAGGTCGACGAGGCCGACGGCTCAAAGGCCGTCGCGCGGATCTTCGGCGGCAACGACACCACCCAGGTCGCGTCGGCCTTGGCGGGTGGCGGCGCAGGCAACAGTGAACTGATCCAGAAGCTGCTGCCGATTCTGGCTCCGATCGTGCTTGCCTATATCGGCAAGCAACTGTCGAGGGGGTCTGCCGAACCGCAGGCTCAGCAGCCCGGCGGCGGTGGGCTCGCCGACGTGCTGGGCGGGATCCTCGGCGGGACCGGCGGTGGTGGCGGAAACAACCCGCTGGGCAGCATCCTCGGCAGCGTGTTGGGCGGCAACCAGGGCGGCGCGCTCGGCGACATCCTCGGCGGGCTCTTGGGCGGCAAGAAGTAACTGCTCGGCGCCGGTTAGGCCCACCGGGCTTGCATCGGCCGGCTCTTCCTAGAATTGCGGGGTGACCTCAACCCCTCGTCGCGCCGCCGATCCCGGCGTTGAAGCTTTACCCAAGTCGTGGGACCCGGGCGCGGTGGAGTCTGACCTGTACGAGGGTTGGGTCAGGGCCGGCTACTTCACCGCCGACGTGAACAGCCCCAAGCCCGCCTATTCGATCGTGCTGCCCCCGCCGAACGTGACCGGCAGCCTGCACATGGGCCACGCGCTCGACCACACGCTGATGGACGCGCTGACCCGGCGCAAGCGGATGCAGGGCTACGAGGTGCTGTGGCTGCCCGGCATGGACCACGCCGGGATCGCCACCCAGTCCGTGGTCGAGAAGCAGCTGGCCGTCGACGGCAAGACCAAAGAGGACTTCGGCCGTGAGCTGTTCGTCGACAAGGTGTGGGACTGGAAGCGCGAGTCCGGCGGCACCATCCAGGCCCAGATGCGGCGCATCGGCGACGGCGTGGACTGGAGCCGCGACCGGTTCACCATGGACGAGGGGCTGTCGCGGGCGGTCCGCACGATCTTCAAGCGGCTGTTCGACGCCGGCCTGATCTACCGCGCCGAACGGCTGGTCAACTGGTCACCGGTGCTGGAGACCGCCGTCTCCGATCTCGAGGTCAAATACGAGGACGTCGACGGCGAGTTGGTGTCGTTCCGCTACGGGTCGCTGTCCGACGACGAGGCGCACATCGTGGTGGCCACCACCCGGATGGAGACGATGCTCGGGGACACCGCGATCGCCGTGCACCCCGACGACGAGCGCTACCGCCATCTGGTCGGCAAGAAGTTGCCGCATCCGTTCCTCGACCGCGAAATCGTCGTCGTGGCCGACGAACACGTCGATCCGGAATTCGGTACCGGCGCGGTGAAGGTCACCCCCGCCCACGACCCCAACGACTTCGAGATCGGGATGCGCCACGGGCTGCCGATGCCGACCATCATGGACACCAAGGCCCGGATCACCGACACCGGAACGCAGTTCGACGGGATGGACCGGTTCGAGGCCCGGGTGAAGGTACGCGAGGCGCTGGCCGCCCAGGGCCGCATCGTCGAGGAGAAGCGGCCGTATTCGCACAGCGTCGGGCACTCCGAACGCAGCGGCGAACCGATCGAACCCCGGTTGTCACTGCAGTGGTGGGTCAAGGTCGACGACCTCGCCAAGGCTGCAGGTGACGCAGTGCGCAACGGCGACACCGTGATTCACCCCAAGAGCCTGGAACCACGCTGGTTCGCCTGGGTGGACAACATGCACGACTGGTGTATTTCGCGCCAACTGTGGTGGGGCCACCGCATCCCGATCTGGCACGGACCCAACGGTGAGATGGTGTGTGTGGGGCCGGACGAGACACCGCCCGAGGGCTGGGAACAAGACCCCGACGTGCTGGACACCTGGTTCTCGTCGGCGTTGTGGCCGTTCTCCACGATGGGCTGGCCCGACCACACGCCTGAACTCCAGAAGTTCTATCCCACAACGGTTCTGGTCACCGGTTACGACATCCTGTTCTTCTGGGTGGCCAGGATGATGATGTTCGGCACGTTCGTCGCCAACGACGACGCGATCACCGACTACGGCAGGCGTGGACCGCAGGTGCCGTTCAAGAACGTCTTCCTGCACGGGCTCATCCGCGACGAGTTCGGCCGCAAGATGAGCAAGTCGCGGGGCAACGGCATCGATCCGCTGGACTGGGTGGAGAAGTACGGCGCCGACGCGCTGCGCTTCACGCTGGCCCGCGGCGCCAGCCCCGGCGGCGACTTGTCCATCGGCGACGACCACGCGCGCGCGTCGCGCAACTTCGCCACCAAGCTCTTCAACGCCACCCGCTTCGCGCTGATGAACGGCGCCCGCCCCGCCGAGCTGCCGGACGCTTCCGAGCTGACCGACGCCGACCGCTGGATCCTGGGCCGGATGGAGCTGGTGCGCGCCGAAGTGGACGCGGCGTTCGACGGCTACGAGTTCAGCCGGGCCTGCGAAGCGCTCTACCACTTCGCGTGGGACGAGTTCTGCGACTGGTACGTCGAGCTGGCCAAAGTGCAACTGACAGAAGGTATCGAGCACACGACCGGGGTGCTGGCCAAGGTCCTGGACACGTTGCTCAAGCTGCTGCACCCGGTGATGCCGTTCGTCACCGAAGTGTTGTGGAAAACGCTCACCGGCGAGGAGTCACTGGTGGTGGCCGACTGGCCCGAACCCAGCGGCTTCGCGTTGGACCCCGATGCCGCCCGGCGGGTCGCCGATATGCAGAAGTTGATCACCGAGGTGCGCCGGTTCCGCAGCGACCAGGGCCTCAACGACCGGCAGAAGGTGCCCGCAAGGCTGACCGACATCGACTCCGCCGATCTGGCCGCGCAGGTGCCCGCCGTCAGCGCGTTGGCATGGCTGACCGCCGCCGATGACGGGTTCACCCCGACGGCCGCCATCGAGGTGCGGCTGTCGAAGGGCACCGTCACGGTCGAGGTGGACACCTCGGCAAGCGTCGACGTGGCCGCCGAGCGGCGTCGCCTGGAAAAGGACCTCGCCGCCGCGCAGAAGGAATTGGCAAACACCACAAGCAAACTCGGCAACGAAGCGTTTCTCGCCAAGGCCCCCGCCGAGGTGGTCGAGAAGATTCGCGGGCGCCAACGGGTGGCCGAAGAGGAAGTCGAGCGCATCACCGCGAGGCTGGCATCGCTGAAATGACCGATCCGGCGGATCCGCCGCGGCCGGACCCCGACCCGACCCCGGACGAGGTGGCGGCACTGCTTCAAGTCGAGCACCTACTCGACCAGCGTTGGCCCGAAACCAAACTCGAACCGAGCACCGCACGCATCGCGGCGTTGATGGAACTGCTCGGATCACCCCAGCTGAATCATCCGTCGATCCATATCGCGGGCACCAACGGCAAGACGTCGGTGGCGCGTATGGTCGACGCCCTGCTGACCGCGCTGCATCGGCGCACCGGGCGCACCACCAGCCCGCACCTGCAGTCGGCCGTGGAACGCATCGCGATCGACGGTAAACCCGTCACGCCGGCGCAGTACGTGGCGACCTACCGCGAGATCGAGCCGTTCGTGCACCTGGTCGACGAGCAGGCGGCGAAGACCGGCGGGCCCGCGCTGAGCAAGTTCGAGGTGGTCACGGCGATGGCGTTCGCCGCGTTCGCCGACGCACCGGTCGATGTGGCGGTCGTGGAGGTCGGGCTCGGCGGCCGCTGGGACGCCACCAACATCATCAACGCCCCGGTCGCCGTCGTCACCCCGATCTCGGTGGACCACGTCGACTACCTCGGCAGCACCGTCGCCGAAATCGCCGGGGAGAAGGCGGGAATCATCACCAAGCAAGACGACGACCTGGTCCCCACCGACACCGTGGCCGTCATCGCGCGCCAGACGCCCGAGGCGATGGAGGCGCTGCTGCGCCAAGCCGTGCGGGCCGACGCCGCCGTCGCACGCGAGGACTCCGAGTTCGCGGTGCTCGGCAGGCAGGTCGCGGTCGGCGGGCAACTTCTGGAACTGCAGGGCCTCGGCGGGGTGTACTCCGACATCTATCTGCCGCTGCACGGTGAACATCAAGCCCACAACGCGGTGCTCGCTCTCGCCGCCGTGGAGGCGTTCTTCGGCGCGGGCGCGCAGCGTCAACTCGACGTCGGCGCGATACGCGCCGGCTTCGCCGCGGTCACCAGCCCGGGTCGGCTGGAACGAATGCGCAGCGCGCCAACGGTGTTCATCGACTCCGCGCACAACCCGGCCGGGGCGTCGGCGCTGGCGCAGGCGCTCACCGAGGAATTCGACTTCCGCACCCTGGTCGGCGTCGTCTCGGTGATGGGGGACAAGGACGTCGACGGCATCCTCACCGCCCTCGAGGCGGTGCTCGACCAGATCGTGGTGACGCACAACGGTTCGCCGCGCGCGCTCGACGTCGAGGCGCTGGCGCTGCGCGCCGAGGAGCGGTTCGGTCCCGAACGCGTCGTCACCGCCGCCACCCTGCCCGATGCGATCGAGACCGCGACGGCGATCGTGGAGGAATCGGCCCAGGACGGCGAGTCGTTCGGCGGTGCGGGCATCGTGATCACCGGTTCGGTGGTGACGGCGGGCGCGGCGCGGACGCTGTTCGGAAAGGATCCCCAGTGAGCCAAGCACCGGACCCGTGGAAGAGCTTTCGCGGGGTGATGGCCGGCACGCTGATTCTGGAGGCCATCGTGGTGCTGCTGGCGTTGCCGGTGGTGGCGCGCATCGGCGGCGGGCTGACCGCGGCCAGCGGCGGCTACCTCGTCGGGCTCGCGGTGCTGCTGGTGTTGCTGTGCGGGTTGCAGGGCCGGTCGTGGGCGATCTGGCTGAACCTGGCCGTGCAGCTGGTGTTCATCGCGGGGGTCGTCGTCCATGTCGCGATCGGCCTGATCGGGGTCGTCTTCCTGGTGGTGTGGCTGGTGATCGCCTACCTGCGTGGCGAGGTGCTGCGCAGGCAGAAACGCGGGCTCTTGCCCGGGCAGCAGCAGCCGCCCGACTAGGCTGTCGGCCGTGACTGAGCGGACCCTGGTGTTGATCAAGCCCGACGGCGTCAAACGAGGCCTGATCGGAGAAGTCCTCAGCCGGATCGAGCGGAAGGGCCTGGCGATCGTGGCCCTGCAGCTCAAGGACGTCAGCGACGACCTGGCCCGTCGGCACTACGCCGAACACGAGGACAAACCGTTCTTCGATTCGCTGCTGGAGTTCATCACCTCGGGCCCCGTCGTGACGGCCATCGTCGAGGGCCCCCGGGCGATCGCGGCGTTCCGCCAGATCGCCGGCGGCACCGATCCGGTGGAGAAGGCCGCGCCCGGCACGATCCGCGGCGACCTGGCCCTGGTCACCCAGGACAACATCGTGCACGGCTCGGATTCCCCGGAGTCGGCGGCCCGCGAGATCGCGCTCTGGTTTCCCGGCAGCTGACTCCGCGATATTGCCTGCTCGCGCGGCCTGGTCGGGTGGGGTGGCGTGATGTGGGATACTTGCCTCGGGTGACCGGCCTGTAAGCGGGGCTGGAAACCCGAATGAAGACTTAGACGTGCGCGACCATCGCCACGCGCGGTGCGGCGCCGACCGTCCAGCCATCATTCGCAATAGGCGCCGGGATGGTTCCACAGGGAGCCGCTCGGGGCGAGACCATAACAAGCTCGGGACCGTGTAGTACCGAGCCAATAGCGGAAGCCCTCGCGTGGCCGCGTCCAACGGGACGCGCCCGGGGGCTTAGAGGAGACTACGTGGCCGACAATGACCATTCCCAAGCCCCGACTGAAGACCTTTCAGAACACGCACCGCCGACCGAGGACTCTCAGCCCGACAAGCTGAGCGTCGATTCGCTCGCGCAGGAGCTGGGCACCACCAGCGAGCGGGTGCTCGAGGCGTTGACCGAACTCGACGGCAGGGCCCGCGACCCGCAGTCTCCCGTCGAGGAGGACGAAGCCCAGCGGGTGCGCGATGCGCTCGCCCAACCGCCTGGCGTCGCCGAGCAGCCCGCCGAGCAGCGCGAGCCAGAGACCGATTCAGGTGATTCAGGTGACGGCGCCGCCACGCCCGAGCCCGCCGACTACCTTCCCCTGTTCGTCGCGCCCCAGCCTGTCACCGTCGAGTACAGCTCCGACGACGAGGACGAGGACGGCGACGACGGGACGGACTCCGACGACGACCAGTTCGAGCGGCCGTCGGGTCGGCGCAGGCGCCGTGGCCGCCGCGGGCGGGGCCGTGGTCGCGGCGAGCAGAGCGGTGACGACGACTCCGACGACACCGACAGCCAGGGCAGCGACTCCGACGACGACTCCGACGACTCCGACGATGACTCCGGTGACGACGACAGCACCGGCACCGAGGGCGCCACCCGGCGTCGTCGCCGCCGCCGTCGTCGCAAGTCCGGCTCCGGTGACGACACCGACACGGCCCTGTCGCCCGACGATCCACCCAACACCGTCGTGCACGAACGCGAGCCGCGGAAGACCAGCAAGACCTCGGGGTCCAGCGGTGACGGCGAAATCCAGGGCATCAACGGGTCGACCCGGCTGGAGGCCAAGCGGCAGCGCCGACGCGACGGCCGCGACGCAGGCAGGCGCAGGCCGCCGATCCTGAGCGAGGCCGAATTTTTGGCCCGCCGCGAATCCGTCGAACGGATGATGGTGGTGCGCGACAAGGTGCGCACCGAACCGCCGCACGAGGGCTCCCGGTACACCCAGATCGCCGTGCTCGAGGACGGCGTCGTCGTCGAACACTTCGTCACCTCGGCCGCGTCGGCCTCGCTGGTCGGCAACATCTACCTCGGCATCGTGCAGAACGTGCTGCCGTCGATGGAGGCCGCGTTCGTCGACATCGGCCGCGGCCGAAACGGCGTCCTCTACGCCGGTGAAGTGAACTGGGAGGCCGCGGGCCTCGGCGGCGCCAACCGCAAGATCGAGCAGGCACTCAAGCCGGGCGACTACGTCGTCGTGCAGGTCAGCAAGGATCCGGTGGGGCACAAGGGCGCCCGGCTGACCACCCAGGTGTCGCTGGCCGGGCGCTACCTGGTCTACGTGCCGGGCGCGTCGTCCACCGGGATCAGCCGCAAGCTGCCCGACACCGAACGGCAGCGGCTCAAGGAGATCCTGCGCGAGGTGGTGCCGCCGGATGCCGGCGTGATCATCCGCACCGCCTCGGAGGGCGTCAAGGAAGACGACATCCGCTCCGACGTCGAGCGGTTGCAGAAGCGCTGGACCGAGATCGAGGCCAAGGCCGCCGAGATCACCGAGAAGAAGGCCGGGGCGGCCGTCGCGCTCTACGAGGAGCCCGACGTGCTGGTCAAGGTCATCCGCGACCTGTTCAACGAGGACTTCACCGGGCTGATCGTCTCCGGCGACGAGGCGTGGAACACCATCACCGAGTACGTGAATGCTGTTGCGCCGGAGCTGCTTCCGCGGATGACGAAGTACGAGCCTCCGGTCTCCGCCGAGGGTGAGCCGGGACCGGACGTGTTCGCCGTCCACCGGATCGACGAACAGCTGCTCAAGGCGATGGACCGCAAGGTGTGGTTGCCGTCGGGCGGCACGCTGGTCATCGACCGCACCGAGGCGATGACCGTGATCGACGTCAACACCGGCAAGTTCACCGGCTCGGGCGGCAACCTCGAACAGACCGTCACCCGCAACAACCTCGAGGCCGCCGAGGAGATCGTGCGCCAGCTGCGGTTGCGCGACATCGGCGGCATCGTGGTCATCGACTTCATCGACATGGTGCTCGAGTCCAACCGCGACCTGGTGCTGCGGCGGCTGACCGAGGCGCTGGCCCGCGACCGCACCCGGCACCAGGTTTCCGAGGTCACCTCGCTGGGCCTGGTGCAGTTGACCCGGAAACGGCTGGGCACCGGGCTGATCGAGGCGTTCTCGACGTCGTGCCCGCACTGCGCCGGGCGGGGCATCATCCTGCACACCGATCCGATCGACTCGACGTCGGGGAACGGACGCAAGTCCGACGGCAACCGCCGGGGCAGGCGCGGTAAGCGGGGCGGCAAGTCCGACGACGTCGCGGTTGCCAAGGTGCCCGCTCATGCCGCCGAGCATCCGATGTTCAAGGCGATGGCCGCGTCGGCGTCCCGGCAGGAGGACGAGGCCGAGGACGACGAGAAGAAGCCCGCCGAGGAGGTCGCCGAGGCCGACACCGAAGGCATCCGGGAGGCGGTTTCCTCGTCGGCGGACGAAGACCTCGAAGACGACGACTCGTATGAGCCCGACGAGGACGAGGACGACGAGCCCGACGAGGACGAGATCGAGCTGGATGACGACGACGACGAGGACGACCTCGACGACGACATCGAGGTCATCGACGACGACTCCGACTCGGACGAGGATGAGGACGACGACTCGGACGAGGACGACGACTCAGACGAGGACGAGGACGACGAGGACGCTGCGGTGGCCTCCGTGGCGCTGACCCGGCCGGGCGGCCGACACCGTCGCCGCGCCGCCGCGCGACCTGCGGGCCCACCCAGCCACAGCCGCTGATCAGCCTCGGAGCCCGGCGCCGTGACCTGCGGTGATTTGACCCTCACGGTCCGGCTCAAGTAGCCTTGAGCAGTTGTCGCCAGGCTGTGGCCGGCGATCGTGGAAGACCCGGAAACCCAGACCCGCGCAGTCGCGAGCAGCGCTGTGTCAGAAACGACGTAGGAGCACGAGCACGATGGCAGCCGAGAAGGCCACGTACGCAATCGTCAAGACGGGCGGCAAGCAATATAAAGTCGCCGTCGGTGACGTGGTCAAGGTCGAGAAGCTCGACAGCGAACCCGGCTCCAAGGTGTCGCTGCCCGTGGCCCTCGTCGTCGACGGCGCGAAGGTCACCACCGACGCCAAGGCCCTGGAGAAGGTCGCCGTCACCGGCGAGGTGCTCGAGCACCGCAAGGGCCCCAAGATCCGCATCCACAAGTTCAAGAACAAGACCGGCTACCACAAGCGTCAGGGTCATCGTCAGCAGCTGACGGTCCTGAAGGTCACCGGCATCAAGTAAAGGGCTTTCGACATGGCACACAAGAAGGGCGCATCCAGCTCACGCAACGGTCGCGACTCCGCAGCACAGCGGCTCGGCGTCAAGCGATTCGGCGGCCAGATCGTCAAGGCCGGCGAGATCCTGGTCCGCCAGCGGGGTACTCACTTCCACCCCGGCACTAACGTCGGGCGCGGCGGCGACGACACGCTGTTCGCCACGGCTCCCGGTGCCGTCGAGTTCGGCACCAAGCGCGGCCGCAAGACCGTCAGCGTCGTGCGACCGTCCGCGGAGGCCTAACTCCGCCGTCGAAACCGACGTTTAGGCGTTAGGCACTCGCACTTTCGCGCCCAAACGTCCCTTTCGGCGAAGGAGAGGAGTATCCGATGGCCCGGTTTGTCGACCGCGTGGTGATTCACGCGCGGGCCGGCAACGGCGGCAACGGCTGCGCCTCCGTCCATCGCGAGAAATTCAAACCGCTCGGCGGTCCCGACGGCGGCAACGGCGGGCGCGGCGGCAGCGTCGTGCTGGTCGTCGACCCGCAGGTGCACACGCTGCTGGACTTTCACTTCCATCCGCACGTCGTCGCGCCCTCGGGCAAGCCGGGCGCGGGCGGTCACCGCGACGGCGCCGCGGGCGCCGACCTGGAGGTCAAGGTGCCCGACGGCACCGTCGTGCTCGACGAGAACGGCAGGGTGCTCGCCGACCTGGTCGGGGCCGGTACCCGCTTCGTCGCCGCCGCAGGCGGCCGCGGCGGGCTGGGCAACGCCGCGCTGGCCTCGCGGGCCCGCAAGGCACCCGGCTTCGCGCTGCTCGGCGAGAAGGGCGAGGCCCGCGACCTAACGCTGGAACTCAAGACCGTCGCCGACGTCGGGTTGGTCGGGTTTCCGTCCGCAGGCAAGTCGTCGCTGGTGTCGGTCATCTCGGCGGCCAAACCCAAGATCGCCGACTACCCGTTTACCACGCTGGCGCCCAACCTCGGCGTGGTGTCCGCCGGCGAGCACACCTTCACCGTCGCCGACGTGCCCGGCCTCATCCCCGGCGCATCCGAGGGCCGCGGCCTGGGCCTGGACTTCCTGCGCCACATCGAGCGCTGTGCGGTGCTGGTGCACGTGGTGGACTGCGCGACGCTGGAACCCGGCCGCGACCCGATCTCCGACATCGAGGCGCTCGAAGCCGAACTCGCCGCCTACCAGCCGACGTTGCGGGGCGACTCGACGCTCGGCGATCTGGCCGAACGTCCGAGAGCGGTGGTGCTCAACAAGATCGACGTCCCGGAAGCGCGGGAGCTGGCCGAGTTCGTCCGCGACGAGATCGCCGAGCGGTTCGGCTGGCCCACCTTCGCGGTCTCCACCGCAACCCAAGAGGGATTGCGGCCGTTGATCTTTGCCCTGGCCGAGATGGTGGCTGAATACCGCAAGGCGCGCCCGCCCGCCGTGGCGCGTCGACCCGTCATCCGGCCCGTGCCGGTGGACGACACCGGGTTCACCATCGAGCCCGACGGCCACGGCGGATTCATT comes from Mycolicibacterium pulveris and encodes:
- the obgE gene encoding GTPase ObgE, producing MARFVDRVVIHARAGNGGNGCASVHREKFKPLGGPDGGNGGRGGSVVLVVDPQVHTLLDFHFHPHVVAPSGKPGAGGHRDGAAGADLEVKVPDGTVVLDENGRVLADLVGAGTRFVAAAGGRGGLGNAALASRARKAPGFALLGEKGEARDLTLELKTVADVGLVGFPSAGKSSLVSVISAAKPKIADYPFTTLAPNLGVVSAGEHTFTVADVPGLIPGASEGRGLGLDFLRHIERCAVLVHVVDCATLEPGRDPISDIEALEAELAAYQPTLRGDSTLGDLAERPRAVVLNKIDVPEARELAEFVRDEIAERFGWPTFAVSTATQEGLRPLIFALAEMVAEYRKARPPAVARRPVIRPVPVDDTGFTIEPDGHGGFIVRGVRPERWVNQTNFDNDEAVGYLADRLARLGVEEELLRLGARPGCAVTIGDVTFDWEPQTPAGVDVPLSGRGTDARLEQTERVSAAERKAARRERRRGSGES